Below is a window of Fimbriimonadaceae bacterium DNA.
TCCAGATTCGATCGTGGTTTGAGATGTGCTCGGGGGGGAGCATGAAGTCGAGCACGGTGCTGTGCAGAATCTCTCCGCGCTCTGCGCGGGCCTTGAGCGCCTGCGCCAGGTCTTCTTCGGACTTTGTGATGAGGCCCTCAAGCTCAAGCGGCTCATCGAGGAGCAAGAGGCCTCCCGACCCGAGAAGGTCAACGGCACAACCTGAATCGGGGAAGATGAGCGGTCGATACAGGTCCAGCCGATCGAAGTATCTTCGGTGAACGATGGAATCGGCATCCTCGGCGATCAGAGAGCGCAGGCGCTCCGCCGACGTCTCCTCAAGCTGTCCAGATTCCACATCCATCGAGCGGATGAGCATGTCGCGAAAGTCGGCGACATCGTCGGGAAAAACGGTCTCACGCGAAGGATTGAGGGAAATCCCTTTCAGTTGCCCGACCGACCGCTGCGTGGTCGGATCGAAACTACGGAGGCTCTCCACCTCGTCGCCGAAGAACTCCACGCGGACGGGCAGGTCTTGCCCGGTGGCGTACACGTCCACAATGCCACCGCGCTTGCTGTACTGCCCCGGCAGACGCACGGGCTCTTGATGCTCATAACCCAGCCTTTTGAGGCGGCTCACGAGCTTATCCGGGTCCATCTCTCCTCCTGGCCTTAGCTCAAGATGGAGATCCTGAAGGAGGTCGGCGGGAAGGGTCCTCTCCAGGGCGGAGGGGGCCGTGGCAATCACGATCACCGGATCGTCGTCGGCAAGGGCGCGAACAGCCCCCAGCCGCTCCGAGAGGGCGATATGCTCGGGCGCGGCATCCTCAAAGAGCGCAGAGGTTCCGCTTGGGAGCTGCTTGATTTGGGATTCGGCAATGCCAGCAAGAACCAGCTTGGCCTGCCATTTGAGGCATTTTTCGTAGGTGCTGGTCAACACCAACACTTTACTAGGAGCCCTAAGAAACTGAGCAGCGAGCAGGACCGCACGCGCCTCGTCGGCCACGGACTGCCATGTCGAGGAAGCGTTTAAAGACTCAAATGCCGGTTTGAGCGCCGAGAGATCGGGGAGGCGTTTTGCCCAGTCCGAAAAGCGCATCTGTGTGGGGAGTGTACCGGGTTCTGTTGGGGTTAGACGGGACGATGTGAAAAGGTTTGTCAGGTGGTTGGCAGGTAGTCGGCAGGTGGTTGGCACGTTGTCTGCATGTAGTCGGCACGTTGGTTTCAGGTTGTGCTCCGAAGTGGACAACTCATTATAAAAAGTCAACTTGCCAACCACCTGCCGACCACTTGATAACAACCTGCCGACTACTTGCCAACTACTTGCCAACCCTCCCAAAAAGTCCCTTGCAATCATCGGCCCGACCGGGTATAAATATGCCCTTCGCGAGCGGGAATAGCTCAGTGGTAGAGCATCTCGTTGCCAACGAGAGGGTCGAGAGTTCGAATCTCTTTTCCCGCTCCAGTTTTTCTTCTGGACGCCCGCGAAATCTTCCAAAGCAACCCTAAGAAGCTCTCCGCTTCACTACAGGGACCTTTGCAACCTCAACCGCCTTCGTCGCATACTAATCGGAACATGTCGAAGAAAGCGCGTCCCTCCGGCAGCGCCGAAAAAGTCTCCATTCGATTGGATTACGTGAAGACTCCGCCAGGGCTGATCATCGACAGCCTGAGCATTACGGGAGATCGCATCAGCATCTTCGGCGATCCATTTCAAGCATCCTTGCCCAAACCAGGAGAGGTCGTCGCCCGAATCTCGCAGGACTCTATCGCCCACTTCCTCGGCTATCGTGACCTTGGCAAAGTCGAGGAGTTGACGATCAGCTTCAGTCCGGGAGTGATCGATATTGAGGCTGTCGTACGCGTTGGCGTATCAATCTCCGTGGAAGTGCAATGCGGACTAAAGGTAGAGAGCGGTACGAAGGTGATGGCCTACGTGAAGTCAGCGAAGGCGCTGGGGCTCGCACCGACCGGGGTGGTGCAGAAGATTATCGACGATATCAATCCGCTGTTTGAGACTTCGATGATCCCCATTCCTGTGACCCTAACAGAAGTGGAAGTGATGCACGAGGCGGTCGAACTGCGGGGAACGTTTGATCTGCCAGAGTCGATTGTTGGAGGATAGAGCAAGGCTTCGTATCGGAGCAGAGCAGTCCCGACCCGTACCTTAACGGCGGGTATATTCAATCTCCCCTGGGCGAGTGGCGAAATTGGTAGACGCGCTGGATTTAGGTTCCAGTCCTTCACGGGGTGAGAGTTCGAGTCTCTCCTTGCCCACCATCTGTTCTTTCAGCTTGAGCCCTGAAGATTCCTTGAAGATATCTGCTCCCTGCGACTAACTGCTCCCCTTCTTAATCCTCAGCTCTTCGAGCAATTCGTGAAGGATTTGGCCCATGTCTTGAACGGTGTTGGGCTTAAGCACCAACTTCCGAATGCCAAGATCGTTCGTTTGCTCGATGTCCTCGGGGCGGATGTAGCCGGTCACCATAATGACCGGAACGTCAGGGCGGACGGCTAGCAGTTGGCGAACGAATTCGGGGCCGTCGATGTGTGGCATCGACATATCCGTCACCACAATTTCGAAGCGCTGCGTATCGGAAAGGAAGACCTTCAGGGCCTCTTGTGGATCGGTAAAGCCCGCGACCTCATAGTTCAGCCGACGCAACATTCGGGTGACCATCAAAACGAGAGCTTCGTCGTCATCGACATACATGATGCTCTCGCCATTACCACGGAAAACTCGGTCGTCATTTGCGCTGCTCGCCGGAGCCGACGACTCCATCGCGGGCAGGTAGATGCGGAACATCGTCCCTCTGTCGGGTTCGCTGTATGCCGTGATGGCCCCGCCATGCCGCTCAACGATGCCATAGACCACTGAAAGCCCAAGACCTGTGCCCTCGCCATTGCCCTTTGTCGTAAAGAACGGCTCAAAGATGCGCTGTAGAGTTTGGCTGTCCATACCCTTGCCCGTGTCGCTCACGGAGATGCGCACAAACCGTCCGGGGGTCAGGTTCGGGAACGTTCCCGCAGCCACTTCGTCGAGGGTAATCACCGTTCCGCGAATCTCCAGTTTGCCGCCACGATCACGCAAGGCGTGGAAGGCGTTGACACCGAGGTTCATCATCACCTGATGCAATTCGGTGGAGTCGCCAAGGATTGCTGGCATGTCGGGGTCGAATTGGATGTCGATCTCAATGTTGTTCGGTTTCGTTGCCTTCAAGAACTGAATCGTCTCTTGGATCACCGCCTCAACATTGACCTGCTCGTTCTTCGGAGCTTCCGAGCGGCTCATTCTTAGAATCTGGCGGACCACCGAAGCTCCCCTTGCGGAAGCTTTCTCGATCTCAGAAAGATCGCGTTGAACGGGATGGTCGAACTCAAGTTCATCTTGAGCAAGCTTTACGTTGCCGACAATCGCGGTGAGAACGTTATTAAAGTCATGGGCGATGCCACCCGCAAGCGTGCCCATCGCTTCCATTTTCTGAGCAAGTCTCAGGCGCTCTTCCAGCTTTTTCTGATCGCTGATATCGCGAACCATCTTCGAAAAACAGACGACCTCTCCATCCTCGCCAAAGACGGGAGAAATCGTCGCTGAAACGAAGAGCGGTTGGCCTGACTTATTCAATCGAACCGTTTCAAAGCGTTCTCGTCGCTCTCCACGGACCATCAATTCCAGTTCTTCCTTAATCTCGTTCTTCCGGTCTTCGGGCACGAGTAGTTCGACGGGTTGACCGATCATTTCCTGTGCCGAGTAACCAAACACCGACTCTGCTGCGGCATTCCAAGCGGTAATGACTCCATCCAAACTGACCGTGATAATGGCCTCCGACGACGACTCAACGACCGCTCCGTAGAGCTTCTCCATCTCGTACATGTTGCGCAGAGAGGTCGTCTTATCGCGGATATCCGCCATCATCGAATCGAAGGATTGGGCGAGAACCCCGATCTCACCTGCCGCTGAAGTTGGCACTTCCAGGGTTTCTTCACCATCAAAATGTTCCACTGCCGCAGTTAGCTGCTCCAGAGGTTTGATCTGGGATCGGGCGATGAGGACAGCAAAGAGGACGGCTATCACAACAGCCGCGAAACCTCCGAACATGCCAGCCTTCCGCACTGCATCGGCTGGGGCCATGACGATGGATCGGGGCATTGTTTGAATAATCGCGACAAACTTCTTGTCCATCAGTTGAACGGTCGAAGCAACGACGTAAAGTTGATCCGGGCCAGAGCCCATCGTGGCGTAAGCAATATCCTCTCCCGAAGCAAAAGCGCTTGTAAAGGACGGGAAGTCCTCTTGCCAGGTTGAGTCCTTGCCCAGATCAGACGCAAACTCTCGGTCCTTTTGTGGGTGGATCAAATAGTTGCCTTGACTATCGACCGCATAGAGTGTTGCCCCAACAGCCGCCATTGATCGAATGCGCTCCAGCACGATGCGCATATCGATACTGATCACCAGGATTGCAAAGACTTTGCCGCTTGGCAAATGTACAGGGGTGCACACTCGCATGATGGGGACGTGCGGGACTTCCACCTTGCCTTGTTCACGATTCAATTCAACTGGTGAGACATAGGTTTCGCCATTCTGAAGCTCCAATGTACGGGCAAAATAGGATCGGCTTCCTTTTTCTTGGAGTCCATCCGATTGGACAATACGGATGCTGCCTTCCTGCCCACCACGATCCACGCGGACGAGCTCTTTTCCTCCGTTGGCGACACCAATCAGACGAAATTGATAGTACGAGGGGCGAGCTTTCAGGCTTGCAGCGAGATTGTTCGCAAGTACCCGTTTCCACTCTTCAAGGGTCTCCCCAGCGACTGAATCTATCCCACCACCGACGGTTGCGCGAATGATTCCTTCGACAGCTTCCGAGCCTCGAACGGAGATGATCTCGGCCTGCGTATCCTCGGTAAAAGAAGTAAATTGTGCAGTGCGCCGACGAGTAAGCGTCTCTAGACGCTCCATTTCGGTTGGAATGATCACACTCTCAAGGTTGCGATACGAGAGATAGCCCACGGACAACGCTGTAAACGCCACCAGGAATACCGAAGCTATGATCAACCTCGTTGATAAACCCATATTTGGTTTGCGGAATCTCCAGACCATGCCTTCCCCTCATGAACCGGGACTGTTACGCGATTAAAATTACTTTCAAGCGAATCTTAAGGCAACTCGCTACAACTTGCGAACGAACAATCAAATCCAATCGGTAGCTTACTATACGATTGCAAACATCGGGAAGCATCGTAATCCAGTTTTATGTCAAAAATGGAGCAACTTATTTAGCTCGAAAATGCCGTTTCCTTCTCACTCAGAATCCGCTTTTCAGCTTATTTAATTCACGCGCAGAGCACGGGTTGACGTATAGGTTTGCCCGAACATGTCGGTTGTGCGTACGTGAATCGGATATACCCCGGGCGGGACTGTGCGTCCAAGCTTAATCTTCCAAAGATGGGTTGAGTTTGCAGCCGCTGGCAAGGCCCGATATGGGGGCTTCAACTCCTTGTCTCGCGCGCTCATCTTTACGAATTCGGGATCGGGTTCCAACGCTTTATCCATCGGCAGCCACAACCCACCAGCAAAGCTCATTTCTACCTTCGACCTTTCCGATCCGCCGAACACGTTCACATAGAGTTCGAACGACTGCACGTCCTCCGCTTTCATTTCATCCGGCGCGTAGATGTTCATCTGATAATTGGGGAGCTTGCCGGCTACGCGGTACTGAATCGAATACTGATTTCCATCGAACGAGAAAATTGAATAACCGATGGGCCCGCCATCGCGCATCGTCGAGTGTGGCACTCCAAACTCGTTGGGAGCGCCGGACCACCAACTGCCACACGTTGTGACGCTCACGACGTGATGGTGCGGCTTGGAACCCTTCCACCCCTCTTTCTCAGTGATAAATCGGTGCTCTTGGGTGTGTGTATGCGCCGATACTGAAAGGCAATAGGGACGCTTCTCGAGGATTCGATAGAGCTCCTCCCGGTCCACCATGTCCGTCATCGGAATGTGCATCATCACCACAACAAGCTGGTTGGATGGGACAAACTTGAGGTCCTGACGGAGCCATTCAAGCTGCTCGGCGCCAAGGCCGCCCTTATAGCTTCCCCGGTTGTTGGTTGAATTCTCCGCCCCCGTCCACAACACGTTGTCGAGGCTCACAAAGTGGGTTGGGCCGCTGTCGAACGAGTAGTACGACGGACCGAATGTTTTCTCCCAAAACTCATCCGAATACTTGTCGTTCTTCGCGTCGTAGTTGATGTCGTGGTTGCCCAGCACGTAGTACCAAGGAATGCCGATCAGGCCGATGGTCTTGACCAGCGGCATGGTCACCGAAAGATCGTCGAACACGATATCCCCGAGTGTCACCCCGAAGGAACTCCCCTCGGTATGCCCGATCAACGGGTCGATAATCTGGCGTGAAAGATAGTTGACTTCGCGCAAATCTCTGGGCTGCGTGTCGCCAAAGAAGATCGCAGAAAACTTATCGCTCTCCTTCTGTTGGTGAAGAGGAAAGTCGATCGACGCGGGAAGCGGCCCGCTTGGGGCAACGCCCTCGAATCTCAACTTTGGCGAACCGTCCGGCTTGTGAATGTAATAAAACCGCGGGACGTTGTCTTCATCGACAGGCGTCATCCAGCCCTTAGGCTTCACCACAAAAAACGTTGTATCGTTCGTGTGCCCTAGCGTCCATTTGCCACTACGATCGGTGGCAACCACTTCCCGCATGTTCGAGACGCGTACATTAGGGATACCTGGCTCACCCCCGTCCTTCTTGCCATTTCCGTTCCTATCGTCAAAGACGAATCCGGTCGCCGTCCCAACGTAAGCCTCGGGGGCGGGAACTTGAGCAGGGATGAGCCCATGAATGGAGAGGGCAAGCAGTGCAGCCGAGGTGATCATAGATAAAAGCATACACCGCAACAACGTCAAGGGGGTGTTAACCCAAACGACGGCGGCTTAGGCTTCGTTCAAGGAGCTAAAGATTCGGCTGCGCAAATCTTCGGGAATGGATTCTTCGTTGAGCTTATCCTTGACCAGCTTGAGCATCGACTGTTCGAAGCTGAATAGCGATGCACAATGCCCGCAAGCATCGAGATGGTGCTGGACGAGTGCAGACTCTTCGCTGTCGAGCTCCCTATCTAAGTAGGGCATCAGGAAGGCAAGAACTTCCTCGCAACTAAGCATCCTCTCAGACATGGGCGCCACCTCCAACGATTCCTCGGGCTTTGGCGAACTCCCACAGTTCGGCTTGGAGGGCTTTTCGTCCACGGTGGAGTCGGGACCGGACTGTCCCCACCGGGATATCAAGCGTTGCAGCAATCTCTTCATAACTCATGTCGCCCAGAAAGAAAAGCATACAGGCCATCCGAAACTCTTCGGGAAGCGATTCTAAAGCCTTTTTGACGTGTTCCGCTTCGATCGAGTCGAAAAGCTCCCGCGCAGGATCGGCTCCTTCTAAATGAACTCCCGCTTGGGCGGCGTTCACGTATAGGTAAGCGTCTTGGACGTCAGCGATGTCAACTGTCTGGACTTGCTTTCTCGTTCTGGTTCGATAAAACTCGTTAGTCAGAATCTTGAAGAACCAGGCACGGAAATTGGTTCCCAGCTTGAACCCTTCGCGTCCTTTAAAAGCAGCAAGCGTGGCGTCTTGGAGAAGGTCGGCTGCTTCATCTGCGTTGCCGCTAACAAGCCGCAACGCATAGCGATACGCCTTTTCAAGCTCAGGCTGAAGCAAATTCTCGAACGCGCCTTTATCCAAATCTCACTCCAAAACAAACTGATGACACTTGATGGAGTTATTGTACGTTATCGAAGCTACTGGGCAAGCCCAGCCAGGACGGACGACGTACTATTTGCCAATTGGCGGGTCGGGACACGCTTCCGATCCGCCATAATTTAAGCCTATTGTGAGTTGCTCAAACCCGTTTGCCGACGTCAAGGCCGTGTATTTCGATCTCGACGACACCCTGTGCGCTTATTGGATCGCCTCCAAAGCCGCCCTGCGATCAGCATTTGAGCAGCACGGTCCAGACGGCTACACGCCCGAAGAGATGATTGGGCATTGGGCAGGAGCTTTCCGAGATTTCAGCCCTCGAGTCAAACGCACCGATCTTTATGCCGAGTACCTGAAATCTGGCACGAAGACGCGAACCGAACAGATGCGTCTTGCCCTTGAAAGGGTCAGTGTGGACGACACCCCCCGCGCCGAAGCCCTCAGCCACACCTACATGACCTTGCGTGACGCGAATCTTAAGCTCTTTGATGAGTCGCTTGATGTCCTCAACCACCTCTACGGAAGATATCCGCTCGGCTTGATGACCAACGGTCCCGCCGACATCCAGCGGCAAGAGGTCAACACCCTCAACATCGAACGGTTCTTCGACCACATATACATCGAAGGAGAGGTCGGATTTGGCAAGCCCGTGCCCGAGCTTTTCCGCATGGCCGAGCAGGCTGTGGGTTTCCCGCCCGAGCAGATTTTGTTCGTGGGCAACAGCTATCGTCACGACATTGAGCCCGCGATCCTTGCTGGATGGAAAACGTTTTGGGTGCGGCGGGCAAGCGATATCCCGCCCAGCGCACCGGGAATTCATCCCATGCCCGAAGACCGCCCTGAAGGCGCACCCCGGCCCGATCTTGAAGAGAGCAGCCTAACGCCGCTGCTCACCTTGCTATAGGGCATTTCGTTGTGGTTTGAGTGTCTCACCCGAGTAATCCACCGCCCAATCGCCGATAGTCCGAACCACCAAAACCGCCTCCCGAGTACAATAAGCCTAATGTCTTCCGTCGCGCCCACGAGTCTCGAAGGGATCACCTTTGACTCCATCGCAGACAAGGTCTTCAACAACGAGCGAATCTCGGCGGATGAAGCTCTGTTCCTTTTTGAGCACAACAACCCGTTGGATCTGGCGACCCTTGCCAACCATCGAAGGCAGCAGCGGGTCCCTGGGCGCACAGTCACCTACATCATCGGACGGATTCTGAACTACACCAACGTCTGCTGGGTGCGGTGTAAATTCTGCGCTTTCTACAGGGTTCCAGGGCATGATGAGGGCTATCTCCTTCCCGAAGAGGAGATTCTCCAGAAGGTTGGGGACACGGTGGATAAGGGCGGGATTGAGATCCTTTTCCAGGGTGGTCTGAACCCCAAACTCAAGATCGAATACTACGAAGAGATTTTCCGCAAGATTAAGACCGCCTACCCCGGTGTCATCCTCCATGCGCTCTCCCCGGCAGAGATCATTTACATCGCCCACATCTCGAAGCTGACCCTTCACGATTGCCTTGCACGGCTGAAGGATGCGGGCCTACACTCGATTCCGGGTGCGGGCGGAGAGATTTTGGTCGACCGCGTTCGCAAAATTA
It encodes the following:
- a CDS encoding LmeA family phospholipid-binding protein translates to MSKKARPSGSAEKVSIRLDYVKTPPGLIIDSLSITGDRISIFGDPFQASLPKPGEVVARISQDSIAHFLGYRDLGKVEELTISFSPGVIDIEAVVRVGVSISVEVQCGLKVESGTKVMAYVKSAKALGLAPTGVVQKIIDDINPLFETSMIPIPVTLTEVEVMHEAVELRGTFDLPESIVGG
- a CDS encoding PAS domain S-box protein, which translates into the protein MVWRFRKPNMGLSTRLIIASVFLVAFTALSVGYLSYRNLESVIIPTEMERLETLTRRRTAQFTSFTEDTQAEIISVRGSEAVEGIIRATVGGGIDSVAGETLEEWKRVLANNLAASLKARPSYYQFRLIGVANGGKELVRVDRGGQEGSIRIVQSDGLQEKGSRSYFARTLELQNGETYVSPVELNREQGKVEVPHVPIMRVCTPVHLPSGKVFAILVISIDMRIVLERIRSMAAVGATLYAVDSQGNYLIHPQKDREFASDLGKDSTWQEDFPSFTSAFASGEDIAYATMGSGPDQLYVVASTVQLMDKKFVAIIQTMPRSIVMAPADAVRKAGMFGGFAAVVIAVLFAVLIARSQIKPLEQLTAAVEHFDGEETLEVPTSAAGEIGVLAQSFDSMMADIRDKTTSLRNMYEMEKLYGAVVESSSEAIITVSLDGVITAWNAAAESVFGYSAQEMIGQPVELLVPEDRKNEIKEELELMVRGERRERFETVRLNKSGQPLFVSATISPVFGEDGEVVCFSKMVRDISDQKKLEERLRLAQKMEAMGTLAGGIAHDFNNVLTAIVGNVKLAQDELEFDHPVQRDLSEIEKASARGASVVRQILRMSRSEAPKNEQVNVEAVIQETIQFLKATKPNNIEIDIQFDPDMPAILGDSTELHQVMMNLGVNAFHALRDRGGKLEIRGTVITLDEVAAGTFPNLTPGRFVRISVSDTGKGMDSQTLQRIFEPFFTTKGNGEGTGLGLSVVYGIVERHGGAITAYSEPDRGTMFRIYLPAMESSAPASSANDDRVFRGNGESIMYVDDDEALVLMVTRMLRRLNYEVAGFTDPQEALKVFLSDTQRFEIVVTDMSMPHIDGPEFVRQLLAVRPDVPVIMVTGYIRPEDIEQTNDLGIRKLVLKPNTVQDMGQILHELLEELRIKKGSS
- a CDS encoding calcineurin-like phosphoesterase family protein; this encodes MITSAALLALSIHGLIPAQVPAPEAYVGTATGFVFDDRNGNGKKDGGEPGIPNVRVSNMREVVATDRSGKWTLGHTNDTTFFVVKPKGWMTPVDEDNVPRFYYIHKPDGSPKLRFEGVAPSGPLPASIDFPLHQQKESDKFSAIFFGDTQPRDLREVNYLSRQIIDPLIGHTEGSSFGVTLGDIVFDDLSVTMPLVKTIGLIGIPWYYVLGNHDINYDAKNDKYSDEFWEKTFGPSYYSFDSGPTHFVSLDNVLWTGAENSTNNRGSYKGGLGAEQLEWLRQDLKFVPSNQLVVVMMHIPMTDMVDREELYRILEKRPYCLSVSAHTHTQEHRFITEKEGWKGSKPHHHVVSVTTCGSWWSGAPNEFGVPHSTMRDGGPIGYSIFSFDGNQYSIQYRVAGKLPNYQMNIYAPDEMKAEDVQSFELYVNVFGGSERSKVEMSFAGGLWLPMDKALEPDPEFVKMSARDKELKPPYRALPAAANSTHLWKIKLGRTVPPGVYPIHVRTTDMFGQTYTSTRALRVN
- the rsrA gene encoding mycothiol system anti-sigma-R factor, whose amino-acid sequence is MSERMLSCEEVLAFLMPYLDRELDSEESALVQHHLDACGHCASLFSFEQSMLKLVKDKLNEESIPEDLRSRIFSSLNEA
- a CDS encoding sigma-70 family RNA polymerase sigma factor, coding for MDKGAFENLLQPELEKAYRYALRLVSGNADEAADLLQDATLAAFKGREGFKLGTNFRAWFFKILTNEFYRTRTRKQVQTVDIADVQDAYLYVNAAQAGVHLEGADPARELFDSIEAEHVKKALESLPEEFRMACMLFFLGDMSYEEIAATLDIPVGTVRSRLHRGRKALQAELWEFAKARGIVGGGAHV
- a CDS encoding HAD family hydrolase yields the protein MSCSNPFADVKAVYFDLDDTLCAYWIASKAALRSAFEQHGPDGYTPEEMIGHWAGAFRDFSPRVKRTDLYAEYLKSGTKTRTEQMRLALERVSVDDTPRAEALSHTYMTLRDANLKLFDESLDVLNHLYGRYPLGLMTNGPADIQRQEVNTLNIERFFDHIYIEGEVGFGKPVPELFRMAEQAVGFPPEQILFVGNSYRHDIEPAILAGWKTFWVRRASDIPPSAPGIHPMPEDRPEGAPRPDLEESSLTPLLTLL
- the mqnC gene encoding dehypoxanthine futalosine cyclase, whose protein sequence is MSSVAPTSLEGITFDSIADKVFNNERISADEALFLFEHNNPLDLATLANHRRQQRVPGRTVTYIIGRILNYTNVCWVRCKFCAFYRVPGHDEGYLLPEEEILQKVGDTVDKGGIEILFQGGLNPKLKIEYYEEIFRKIKTAYPGVILHALSPAEIIYIAHISKLTLHDCLARLKDAGLHSIPGAGGEILVDRVRKIIAPYKDTTDEWLECMRTASALGIRSTASMMFGHVETIEDRVEHLGRIRDLQDECNPFRAFITWNFQPEDTNLPIAKKASGWDYLKTVAVSRIFLDNIDNLQVSILTQGPKIAQTALNYGANDFGSIMIEENVVSAAGNKFILSAEEFEREIRDAGYEPHRRNTRYELI